A portion of the Streptomyces sp. NBC_01335 genome contains these proteins:
- the bla gene encoding class A beta-lactamase, with amino-acid sequence MPYRPVPHHSPDARPSRPARPSRRSLLTLAGAAGAATLLAAGTAHATGAPGATTAAPGGIPDPARDALRALEREHGARVGAYAHNLATGRTVAHRADERFPLCSTFKTLAAAAVLRDLDRDGEVLGRLVRYTEADLVTASDVTRAHLATGMTVAELCDAAICDSDNTAGNLLLRELGGPAGVTRFCRSLGDRTTRLDRWEPELNSAEPWRRRDTTTPYALSRTYAGLVLGDALNPGDRERLTGWLLNCRTSTTRFRTGLPGEWTIADKTGGGSYGTCNDAGVAWTAEGEPVVVTVLTTKPQQAAVGDHPLVAKTAAVLAAAVG; translated from the coding sequence ATGCCGTACCGTCCCGTGCCGCACCACTCCCCCGACGCGCGCCCGTCCCGCCCCGCGCGCCCGTCCCGACGGAGCCTGCTGACGCTGGCCGGGGCGGCCGGCGCCGCCACGCTGCTCGCGGCCGGGACCGCGCACGCCACCGGTGCGCCCGGGGCGACGACCGCGGCCCCCGGCGGCATCCCGGACCCCGCACGGGACGCGCTGCGGGCCCTGGAGCGGGAGCACGGCGCCCGGGTCGGCGCGTACGCCCACAATCTCGCCACCGGCCGTACGGTGGCCCACCGCGCCGACGAGCGCTTCCCGCTCTGCTCGACCTTCAAGACGCTCGCGGCGGCGGCCGTCCTGCGCGACCTGGACCGGGACGGCGAGGTGCTGGGCCGGCTGGTCCGCTACACGGAGGCGGACCTGGTCACCGCCTCCGACGTCACCCGGGCCCACCTGGCCACCGGGATGACCGTGGCGGAGCTCTGCGACGCGGCGATCTGCGACAGCGACAACACCGCGGGCAACCTGCTGCTGCGGGAGCTGGGCGGTCCGGCGGGGGTCACCCGCTTCTGCCGGTCGCTCGGGGACCGTACGACCCGGCTGGACCGGTGGGAGCCGGAGCTGAACTCGGCCGAGCCCTGGCGGCGCCGGGACACCACCACCCCGTACGCCCTCTCCCGCACGTACGCCGGGCTCGTCCTCGGCGACGCGCTGAACCCCGGCGACCGGGAGCGGCTGACCGGCTGGCTGCTGAACTGCCGGACCAGCACGACCCGCTTCCGGACCGGGCTGCCCGGGGAGTGGACGATCGCCGACAAGACCGGCGGCGGCTCCTACGGCACCTGCAACGACGCGGGCGTCGCCTGGACCGCCGAGGGCGAGCCGGTGGTGGTGACGGTCCTCACCACCAAGCCGCAGCAGGCGGCAGTCGGCGACCACCCGCTGGTGGCGAAGACGGCGGCGGTGCTGGCGGCGGCTGTCGGCTGA
- a CDS encoding DUF6243 family protein, whose protein sequence is MAKSRNNLLGVGGQRKKLTRSEQQGAGTVRDADRKVAEDKKQELVRKMRERATGTAASEASAAEGQS, encoded by the coding sequence ATGGCCAAGAGCCGCAACAACCTCCTCGGCGTCGGTGGACAGCGCAAGAAGCTGACCCGGTCCGAGCAGCAGGGCGCGGGCACCGTCCGCGACGCCGACCGCAAGGTGGCGGAGGACAAGAAGCAGGAGCTGGTCCGCAAGATGCGCGAGCGCGCCACCGGGACCGCCGCCTCGGAGGCGAGCGCGGCCGAGGGCCAGAGCTGA
- a CDS encoding glycine--tRNA ligase — MAADKIDSIVSLSKRRGFVYPCSEIYGGQKAAWDYGPLGVEMKENLKRQWWRYMVTSREDVVGLDSSVILAPEVWVASGHVATFSDPLTECTSCHKRYRADHLEEAYEAKHGKLPVNGLADLNCPNCGNKGTFTEPKQFSGLLSTHLGPTQDSGSVAYLRPETAQGIFTNFGQVQQTSRKKPPFGIAQMGKSFRNEITPGNFIFRTREFEQMEMEFFVKPGEDEEWQQYWMDQRWNWYTDLGMRAENMRWFEHPKEKLSHYSKRTADIEYRFQFGGSEWGELEGVANRTDYDLKAHSKASGTDLVYYDQEANERWTPYVIEPAAGVGRAMLAFLLDAYVEDEAPNAKGVMEKRTVLRLDPRLAPVKVAVLPLSRNPQLSPKAKGLATDLRKNWNIEFDDAGAIGRRYRRQDEIGTPFCVTVDFDTLDDNAVTVRERDTMKQERVSLDQIQAYLGARLLGC, encoded by the coding sequence GTGGCCGCCGACAAGATCGACTCCATCGTCAGCCTGAGCAAGCGCCGTGGCTTCGTCTATCCCTGCAGTGAGATCTACGGTGGCCAGAAGGCCGCCTGGGACTACGGCCCGCTGGGCGTGGAGATGAAGGAGAACCTCAAGCGCCAGTGGTGGCGCTACATGGTCACCTCGCGCGAGGACGTGGTCGGTCTCGACTCGTCGGTGATCCTGGCCCCCGAGGTCTGGGTCGCGTCGGGTCACGTCGCCACCTTCAGCGACCCGCTGACCGAGTGCACCTCCTGCCACAAGCGCTACCGCGCCGACCACCTGGAGGAGGCGTACGAGGCGAAGCACGGCAAGCTCCCCGTCAACGGCCTCGCCGACCTCAACTGCCCCAACTGCGGCAACAAGGGCACCTTCACCGAGCCCAAGCAGTTCTCGGGTCTGCTCTCCACCCACCTCGGCCCGACCCAGGACTCCGGCTCGGTCGCCTACCTCCGCCCCGAGACCGCCCAGGGCATCTTCACCAACTTCGGCCAGGTGCAGCAGACTTCCCGCAAGAAGCCGCCGTTCGGCATCGCGCAGATGGGCAAGTCCTTCCGGAACGAGATCACTCCGGGCAACTTCATCTTCCGTACCCGCGAGTTCGAGCAGATGGAGATGGAGTTCTTCGTCAAGCCGGGCGAGGACGAGGAGTGGCAGCAGTACTGGATGGACCAGCGCTGGAACTGGTACACGGACCTCGGCATGCGCGCGGAGAACATGCGCTGGTTCGAGCACCCGAAGGAGAAGCTCTCCCACTACTCCAAGCGCACCGCCGACATCGAGTACCGCTTCCAGTTCGGCGGCAGCGAGTGGGGCGAGCTCGAGGGCGTCGCCAACCGCACCGACTACGACCTCAAGGCGCACTCCAAGGCCTCCGGCACCGACCTGGTCTACTACGACCAGGAGGCCAACGAGCGCTGGACGCCGTACGTCATCGAGCCGGCAGCCGGTGTCGGCCGCGCCATGCTCGCCTTCCTCCTGGACGCCTACGTCGAGGACGAGGCGCCCAACGCCAAGGGCGTCATGGAGAAGCGCACCGTGCTCCGCCTCGACCCGCGCCTCGCGCCGGTCAAGGTCGCGGTCCTGCCGCTCTCCCGCAACCCGCAGCTCTCGCCGAAGGCCAAGGGCCTCGCCACCGACCTGCGCAAGAACTGGAACATCGAGTTCGACGACGCCGGTGCCATCGGCCGCCGCTACCGCCGCCAGGACGAGATCGGGACGCCGTTCTGCGTCACCGTCGATTTCGACACCCTGGACGACAACGCGGTGACCGTCCGCGAGCGCGACACCATGAAGCAGGAGCGCGTCTCCCTGGACCAGATCCAGGCGTACCTGGGCGCCCGCCTGCTGGGCTGCTGA